CGAACTCGGCACGGAGAAAAGGGAAGAGCTGCTGGAGAAACTCCAGGAGCAGGTCGTCATTCCGCGACCGCTGCAGTTCTTTGTCGGTGAGCTGTCCGTCGACAACGACAAAGCCGTGGAGATCATCGGCGAATGCCGGGGAAAACCGGTCGCTGACTGGGCCGACGAGGCTCTGATCCTCGTCAGCACCCTCTGGCTGTGGCAGGTCGGCAAGGTGGCCGTCAGCGAACTGAACCAGGCCGACCTGAGCTTCAGCCTGCTGGAGGAGTACTTCACCGCCAAGCGCCGTGGCTACCACCGCATCCTCGGCCGCCCGGAGACACCGCCGGCCGAGACCGAGTCCCTGTTCGACATCGCGGAGTCGCTGGTCGGGCTGCGCAAGGACATCGAGCGGCACCACATCCGCTGCATGCGGATCAACGGGGCCACCTGGGAACGCCGGGAGTGGTTCCTGCCCAAGGCGGACATCAACCCGGACGAGCTCCCGGAGGACCTCCAGGAGCACCTCGAGGCACGCATCGGGCACCGGCTGCCTCCCGGTGACGGACACGTCGCGCGGTTCACCGGCCTGACCGAGCAGGTCATCGAGAGCGGCACCAACCCCGCGGAGATCCTCGTCGCACTCGCGACGTACGCGCTGACCCTGCCGCAGCTGGACGCCGACTACTCGATCATCACCTGCGCGCGGGGCAACAAACTGGAGACGCCCGAGGACATCGCGATGAGCGACGTCATGTCGTACACGGCGGTGCGTTCGGACTTCGACCCTGCCGCGCGGGGCGTACGGCTGAAGAACGACCAGATCATGAACGCGATCAGCCAGCGCATGCGCTACAACGTCGTCTGCCGGGTGCGCAACTACAGCTCCGACCGCGCGCAGCGCATGCAGGCACAGGCGTTCCAGCACCCCGACATCGCGGTGATGGAGGACGCCCACCACAACGGGCACCGCGCCAACGGCGTGCGCTTCGTGACCCGGGCCCCGCTGGTCTTCGACGTCGACCTGCCGGGCGGCACCCGCAGGCTCAAGGGTCTCGCGGACTTCCGCATCAACCGGGCCACCCACGACGAGGCCCGCCAGTTCACCCCCGCGGAGCTGGCCGTGGTCATCCGGATCAGCTGGTGGATGAAGGTCGTCACGGAGACCACGTGGCGCCACGGCCTGATGTTCGACGAGAAGTACTGCGTGAAGCTGGACACCTACGAGGACAAGGACGGCGGCAAACTCGCCCGTCGCCGCGCCATATTGGGAGAGGGCCGATGACGCATCCCGTGGACTCCGCCGTCGCTCCCTCCGTGGAGGTCCCGTCCGTCACGCTCAAGCTCGACGACATCCCCGAGCGCACACCGCACCCGATCACCATCGGGCGCCGGGCGCTGCTGCTGTTCCGGTACGGGGACTGGGTGTACGCGACGGCAGCCCGCTGCACCCACCAGGGCGTCGAGCTGGCCGGCGGCGAGCTGTCGGGCTCCCTGTTGCGCTGCCCCTGGCACGGCGTGAAGTTCGACGTCCGCACCGGCGCCCGCGTGAACCAGCCCAACTGCCGCGACCTGCGGACGTTCCGCACCGAGGTCCAGGCCGACCAGGTCACCGTCTACGACCAGGCCATCAGCGTGCCGAAGGGGGCAACGTCATGACCTACGTCATCACCCAGCCCTG
This genomic stretch from Streptomyces sp. Go-475 harbors:
- a CDS encoding Rieske 2Fe-2S domain-containing protein — its product is MTHPVDSAVAPSVEVPSVTLKLDDIPERTPHPITIGRRALLLFRYGDWVYATAARCTHQGVELAGGELSGSLLRCPWHGVKFDVRTGARVNQPNCRDLRTFRTEVQADQVTVYDQAISVPKGATS